The Cylindrospermum stagnale PCC 7417 genome segment AATCCAAGAGGGTGGGGTGCGCTTAGATGGCGTTAAAATTACAGATGCAGATACAACCTACCAACATCCTAGCGAACTACAAGGTAAAGTCTTACAAGTTGGTAAAAACAAGTTTGTCCGACTGACACCCTAAAAAATTCAAAATCCAATATTTCCGTAGGGCTGGGGACACCCCAGCCAAACAGATAAGATTTTAGGACTTACACAATAACTCTCTCATACCTTCTTACTTCTTCCTTTGTGACCTTCGCGCCCTTTGCGGTAGCCTACGGCACGACCTTCGGTCTACGCTTCTTCAATATTTCGCCTAATTCCTTGATCTGTATAATTTATCCAGCCCCCGTACACTGCATCTACAAAACTTAAAATTGAAAAAATGAATCCGAACGAACGAGTTATTGTTCCTTTAGATGTACCAGATTTAGAAAGTGCGATCGCACTTTTAGATCAATTTCCCCAAGTTACTTTCTGGAAAGTCGGCTTAGAACTGTTTACCAGCACAGGCCCGACAATTCTAGAAATCCTCAAATCCCGACAAAAGCAGATTTTTCTAGATTTAAAATTTCACGACATCCCCAACACAGTAGCTGGTGCTTGTCGGGCTGCATCCCGTTATGGAGTAGATTTATTGACAATTCACGCGACTTGTGGTACAGATGCTTTGAAAGCGGCAGCGGAAGCAGTGCAAATTGGTGCAAATCAAGCAGGTGTCAAACCGCCCAAACTAATCGCCATTACCCTGTTAACGAGCATTTCTGCCAGACAGTTGGCATTTGATTTAAAAATCCCCCTAGAATTGCCAGAATACGCTTTAGAGATGGCACTTTTAGCCCAGGAAAGCGGGTTAGATGGCGCAGTTTGTTCACCTCAAGAAGTAGCGCAATTGCGGGAAACTTGCAAAGATGACTTTGTGCTAGTTTGTCCGGGAGTGCGTCCCACTTGGGCAGATAAAATGGATCAAAAGCGATCGCTAACTCCCAAACAAGCCATACTTGCAGGCGCAGACTATCTAGTAATCGGTCGTCCGATCACCGCCGCCGCCGATCCTGAGTTAGCTTGGCAGAGAATTTCTGAGGAGTTAAGCGCCATCTCATGAAAGCAAGCAGCAGGAATACAAATTATGGCTTGTGGTTTGTAGCTTGTAGCTGCTGGGTTTTAACATCCAATAGCCTTAATTATCCTGCATACTCCCAGAACCTCACCCCATATCAGAGCAAGGGGGAAAATGAAAAGATCAAAAACTCCTGTTCAGAGCAAAATTTAGAAACATTAATAACGCAATTATTGCGGGATTTACCCAACTATAGTAACCGTGCTACTCAACGCGCACGTCGTTTGAGCAGACGTGTTGACCTTTTCAGTTATATGCTAGTTGCGGGAAGACCTGAGTTTACGCCCTTACCCTTAAACCCTGGTGGTGAAAGCGCAAATGAGTATCAATCTGAAGGCGTAGAGCAAGTTTTCTTTACTACCTTAGAGCGGCAGTATATAAATAAGAAAGCGGTAGAATTGCAGCAATTCCACAGGTTATTTTTAACGAAAACTACAAATGGCTGGGCGTTGGTGATGATGTATACTCAAACTGGTTCTTATTCTCAAGCACAACCGCCATCACCGCCACGGGATAGTAGTAACAGTGCAGTAGCTCAAGGTGTTAAACTCTGGTTACGCGATTGTCAAGCGGGAAGTATGCGCTCAAATAATTCAAAAAAATTATCGCTTTTCGGTAAATAGTCACTTTTCTATTTTTTTGCAATAATTCAGGGCTATTCTCAAGATTGTTGCTAAATATTATCAATAATTTAACGAGTTTACGTCTTCTCAGCCATTGATGTTGACTCTTGACTTTTTTGTGATACTATATATTTAAAATCCAAGGGCTTTTTATAAAAACTTTTCGCCCATAGGCATAAAAATCTAAACAGTGGAAAAATCGAAGCGATTATCTACGAAAAAGATTGTGTGTGATGTGGTTCTGTATCCGCTTTGCAGAAATTGAAGCAAAAAGCGCACTAGTGTAAAATTGTTTAGGTTTTACACAAACAAAGCCCACCTCCGTGGGTTAAGAAAAATTTTAATCCCCACCACCATCGCAACCGCCACCACCGTCAGAACCCCCGCTATCGCAGCTGCTACCACTATCATAGCTGCTACCACCATCATAACTTCCACCATCTCCAACAAACCAAGTATCACTGCTG includes the following:
- the pyrF gene encoding orotidine-5'-phosphate decarboxylase translates to MNPNERVIVPLDVPDLESAIALLDQFPQVTFWKVGLELFTSTGPTILEILKSRQKQIFLDLKFHDIPNTVAGACRAASRYGVDLLTIHATCGTDALKAAAEAVQIGANQAGVKPPKLIAITLLTSISARQLAFDLKIPLELPEYALEMALLAQESGLDGAVCSPQEVAQLRETCKDDFVLVCPGVRPTWADKMDQKRSLTPKQAILAGADYLVIGRPITAAADPELAWQRISEELSAIS